In Papaver somniferum cultivar HN1 chromosome 9, ASM357369v1, whole genome shotgun sequence, the genomic stretch TgctataaattgtacgtagagaagacacgttggactcgtccttttccttgaagcctctgagaatttgtatcggtttgataagtgctttggtcaatctctttacatcctcgaactcatgaggtttcagcttcgcaactaggaagtgaccaacaaaatctttcggatcccggtggttatgacagccacacaaaacctcacaatcccaattgttcatgtcatttaaacagaaaacaagcttaaacggggaatcattcttcctcgtacgagtcttgtataccctattagtcttctttggatatacataatcctttctcttgtggctattcttctccttgtatttcccacttctctagcaagccatctcaaaacgcctctttgaacgttcggtattcctcaccaacacagacatgttcttaagagccgtctctttagcccaagcgattgcttcatttcgatatattattccctacataagatcaatttcacattcattggaaggttcattactagcaatccattagtaaaaaattctttggtcacataccggaggtattttatagtattccgacgtatcccgataaagcggctttgcatttgttggatcaatatatgtcaccacctaaagatcgaacgaaaattagttccaaacgaaattaaaacactatgccggaaacaagtaccagcatgctcgaccaatgttccggcattgtcgaacttagccaaaactgaagaccaaatttgaaacatattccggcataGATTATTCATTAGACAACAATGCCGGAGAACAAGGTGCCGGCACTGtcgtaatttattgtcccaagccggtacacgctaccggcattctaattaattgatatgtaatgccgATATTTAGCTCTAGAAAACatttattcctgtatgtttttttgtaggtaccggcattgtaaatttgaaactcaacaacgccggttccactgccggcattctcgaaattgatggtaccacgccggtaactggttccggcgttgatgattattaattttccatgccggtttttgggtttacatggaaatgtttcctctatgtttttcatgcagttccgTCATGGTAACCTATCAATGAACCCATGTCGGTTTAATATTTcgtagtatattccttggtaggtaaaaaatttaactgcgtaccggcatagttttttggtagaatactatgccggatcaatattcaaattgggggatatcgctttaccggcatggtcgtagtatgaataccatgccggtaacgcgtctgtcggcatggtattcatactacgaccatgccgacaccgaggttttacagttgaaaaaatggcgggtttaaagaaaaaaatcgatttttcaacctcctagcagctttacctgtgtattggggatgcttgcatgttgtgcaagtttactttcttgtgtagcttcttcgaaaaactctccatactcgtcaaaatcatcattcaagggtgttggcttaacaaagagttgcaattgagagttgttgttgttagctccttgttgtagtagagctaaagattcagcagctgcaattctctcctcacaatcatcttccattttcacagaaagaattccactcaaaaatatttttccctccttctactctcacctcactcacccaaattcaaataaaacacacactaatcatctatcaaaaatcttaagattttactaattattattaatcactaatcctgattagtgaggggtagattatgtaatacgtaaaatacttagataaggggtgaccccgaattgatatctggaaccagtttttttccttttcttatatcccccaattcctttttttatcccccaattaatggTTCTAAAAATACAGTAAACATACTgcataaataagaaaataatattctttttctttgagGGAAAAATAGAGAGAAGACCAAGAATATGAGAAACGACAAGAGGGATTCTATTGATAGGCAGCAGCCATATTACACAGTAGAGTATGCTTTATATACAACCATGGGAAAACCCTAACTACCTAGTTGGGTCGCACATCTATGGGTCAcaggccctacaacactccctcttgtgcggtccaatagaacttcataCGCATTGCTTCACGTATAGTGCTTCGAATGtaattcttcaaatgtcgtcctctccttgatgacttgtgccgaaatcaattgcctcattaaaactttgacaataaaaacccagtgggataaaaccttggcaCAACTCtttacatgtagtacttcacatgttgtctcttactttacatgtaattcatcacatgcaatacgatcttcacagatcgatgagtctaagttaatttcctcgttaaaacttcgtcaagaaaacccagagggacaaaacctgaactaaagaaaaaagagtacaatactaaataaacttagaacatagttggactcgaatatgttgcctcattaaaaccttgacaaggaaaacccggtgggataaaaccttgacgaagggaaaagagtccaacgtgacagatgcaaataAAGGTGATCttttgcagatgatcactttgttccgtttaagttgattagttgcttcacaactccttaggcagaaaatccttgtgggaaagacaatagccttagttgggaaattacttcccggtgtttgttgttgtcttattaataaccttgccgagcaacaaaaccctgtgggaaaaagtaacctcggtcaaggaaaagagttcaacacaccattatatgctccccctgatgtcagacaattttcattagtctaatgccgtcaaaaggagtttatcacactttactttggtgacttggatgtttatagaaccatgttgttgattctggaagttacgtttcttaacggactatcgtgtttcatttctttgattcagatatacttgatgcttttagtattgtctcgctaaaaaccttgttgagtaacaaaaccctttgggaaaaactattctcgatcgaagggaaaaagagtacaacacaacttcaatttcgaagtaaattatgtcgacgtcatatccttggatcctccccctgatgtcggcatctcccactgattactttcagagttattccagactgttcctttagttatgtacttttcgaaactgaatatcggtaatgacttagaaaatagtctaccgtatctccccctgattactttcgttggagaagagattatcgttcctttataatcaacaacctttggattgcactttcgttagcattcctttttatgtctttgcatggataaaacaaatttatgtcaatggttacttttaagcacatgattacattcactataccattccaatgacgttgcgttggcgctgagctatatctagataacaagttcattgaggatgtaacatttggtagagtacattatgctaagtacaataatgcgtctattatacttagataaggaaagttcatctcccgacccaacttcttcatcttcctttagacgaattggtcatttaggTACATTTGAAACTCGGCTAATCTTGGGAGTGCTAGCAGCATGCACatccttgttaaatttcctgacaatggacatatgcaaactggtggaataatataccacaatctcGGTCTTCTAAtttagaacatagataagatcgagatttcccaggatttttatctcaaattcagattttaaatattttgtaagatctcttattctattaagagtacttatcatgtccataccgtcgacatagatggctataattctgaatcaggaacttatttaatacgcatggcacgaaaccttacttgtttatcccttcccaatcacatagtcacttagacgggtataccacatccgccagattgtttaaatcaataagtgagtgttctagTGTAACTGCAAatacactccgtggtttagagtcattcgacttgggaagcaaaatgccatcatgcacttttgtaaatatctttgagtctaaatctccagagatataaccacatctactatgtttcaagttcttttgaaactaccaagcaaactaattaactgaacattatgatgttcaaaagagtaagcgatccaggggtttgtgagaaacctcgcgccacaaggtgattctttatactttaagacctcattcttctcactacactttgtgACATATAGCCACATATGTCCCACAGGCtttacactaggttggttagcactaccacaccaaatacatgtatatttgtcaaagaactaagttctacctggattgcgtaggccaaatatgttatttatttgaaattaatcaaaataaagcatggttcaatctcattgtgctctacttttggagcaactatttatggattatatcatcattgtgcacgtatgatccttccattgactcatacgcattctcataatccgtcaggatttcattgttctctagaatcgtttaaaacttcggagcgtcctccggtttgattcatggacatattcagagacaatcttatgagatgatttctgatgatataaataagttgtgccttactcacctacttactttctaggtgaggattgatcgaaccaagtggtctctccaacttcctttatggatccacggcctcaaccacacttccactgagtgtagttgcaaAACCTTATTCTATGTTGTATATCtcgtattgaggatttgtaattttgcaggtaggtttgcagctggtatgtgtgatctcatcactttagcaacatcagtgtacattctgaaaatcaaatattctttatcacttcacatttacatttttggagtacaagaatcaatatgagacacagtgggaacacaccacgacaattcctgtcgttcccttagaaaatagtttttcttatctccacctaacgacgggaagactgtctctttaaagtgataacccgcaaatctagcggtaagagatctccttccGAAAGTTTTAAAAtgtggataattgttgggaactcatttccaacataactacttaacatttttgaagacccatcataatacgatgtggagtcgtaatggcacatatatagtgcaaccaaaaatgcgtaagaacatgaATGTcatgcttaaatccagttaccaactggtacgcagaaaatgttgactaatattgggttccaAAAACgaacgaattaagtaagatgcatgtaatattgcatatccccaaagcaataaaagataggttggtacgcataatctattccttaggcaccatctgtaagctttgatggtagcctctgcgagaccattgggtataggatgctctatattgatcatattaaacatgcaatattcatcaagtcgttttgatgtaaattctctagaattaataagggtggtgagcctttgcactttgtattgtgtaatatgtgctaggagtttttaaatgcaaatttcttgggaactataactagtccaaaatgtcaaaacattcaccagatccataagtcactttaatggtcccccattctgcatgaatatttttctaaatttcaccttgttatctttgtaacatggattgtttaccatttgcatcttaggatagtctcgatcctgttttactgaaaattttgtaaaatgagtgatatgctttcttacttaaaagcataatgggggggagggggttgtgcatctggtactttagaaaacacttattgagagatatgtcgttacttcgcattatgtcaatatttttcccgttgtctcgtccactcaaacacatcGATGTACATATGAGTCCTTGCAAAACGAAAcaccatgtcacaaccaaagtgcctttatggttatgtcaaagtctgtatgagtcaatttccaacatttcatcgtcggagtcaatatggattcaataatccaaattaatactatagtgatttacatttcactaaattgactcattagtctctctaaagtatgtttccttccaaatacattaatgactataaaagatgcaatcaattacattatcatcacagtcaggttccacatgatatccatttgcatgggtttctttggaatttaacaaggtgtgattatctctcggtacatatagagattttgtgacgtctttgttttATCTTTTTGAGCAGTGTTACGCTCGATGATCCAATTATTGTAGTcatattataaggaaatagttcaacaactagtttaaattccttaagctagtggaagaaaaataattatgagttagacatttgggtcttgagagttttaataagtggtgtggccttattacgtaataaaaatGGGATTTAACTCAATTATTTTAGAATGAGTATATATTACatttcacccaatatatctcaagtcctttagagaatttatgtctcgtgttttcattccataggtgcagatattggatctagttcaactgaataagatagtcaattggcccgaCAAAGTTCTTATTgctattaaagttgatgtgaaaattggttgcgactatgatacacacattaattgtatatatcaacacctatgaccaggtgcatttccaactcttccatttatgatgggagctagaattacatcttagcttcatcccatattcagctgatacctgtactttggtgtcaaTGCTATTGGGGAAAAATACATCTTCgcctcatgatatatatgtcccttttcacatgctttatatgagtcattacgtctaaccctcattacttcagggttctttccattttcaattttgctacatttagcttgaTTTGAGAATATTcattatctcaataggccaagagaatctcactatagATGTCAACCAcatactttaggttgaatatattactaaagatagttctttTATTGTAATACTTCagcatatactggttcgttagtatcatggatgaagtagagaaaattgaaattttctgactcatatcaccttACGTGAGTTtttcacaaaaattggaatacatgtgattttatttgaacgtatcTTTGAAACTACCGACagattaatagtcgagcaagtggattacattccacggaacattcaaatttggggagaaaatatcaaatatgcaataatggtgttcaagtacttctaaacccccaATACATACATTTGAAtcaagttggtacaaccaattgtacaaaagacaccattcaactatagccaatatcatattcaagagaacaaaatagcattaagaccaaaattcttaatgatcgagatcagcaatcataatttaaattgatcgcttatggacttatcttaataaaaaaacagaactaggcatgttcttaaaataaataaataatcccaACAAACATTCAATATTAAAACGCACATTAACATTAGTTACGTACCTCACATTTTAGTTGTCGTTGTATATACACAAAACCGGAACAACTTTAATCGCGTACGGCCCAAAACCGGATCAGAACAAGATACAGTGCCAGAATAGGCTGGACCAGGCTGGATTGGAACGTGCTGGAtgcgagattttttttttcaattcatcGTGAAAAGACAGCATCCCAGCCCACGACATCGTGAGGAATAAAGATGggaattttaacaaactgccacacttgcaaatcccgattcaagaaactgccaccgtttttttcagagtttatttaatgccacaaccgttagcacTAACGTCTTGGACCCACATGATTGGTCAAACTTTTTTGACTTTGTCCAGATTACTTACACGTGTCTTATGTGGACGGCTCAAGATGTCGAGCACGAGATTATTACACGTAGCACAGGCTAAATGACTATTTTATCCTTCGTGGGATTGAAAACAGTTTGCAACTTTGTatcgtttcatttttcttctagggtttgctcgttctctctgtccgctctgttctctagtggaagaaattagggtttgggtcagtTTTCAGCGGGATTTTTCTTAGGTTTAGTGTCTGAGTAAAGGGTTGGGGAGCGATCGAGATTCAGAAAAAGAAGGGGAAGGACAAGCAACAGATATGgtatgattgcaaaccctaatttcgtttttCTGAGTTGAATTAGGGGTTTTCTCTTAGGTTTCTGTTTCTCTTTCTTGTACTTTTTTTCTCTTGCTCTATGTCCGCTCTGTTCTCtagtggaagaaattagggtttgggtcagttttcagcgggattttgcttaggtttagtgtctgagtaaagggttggggagctgaagatgaagaagaataaggggaaggacaagcagcagatatggtacgatttcaaaccctaatttcgtgtgtttgatgagttttattttaggagttttctgtgtgaagtgtggaatttttaaaaccctaatttcgtgtgtttgatgaattttattttaggggttttctgtgtgaagtgtggaatttgatgaattttattttgtttgttcatttACAGTGATCATACATATTATCCATATAGAGATATCAATGTGTTTGTTGTGAATAGTAAACTTAATTTGCTATTCCCTCACATGGATAGAGATAGAATTGACCTTAAGGAATTTGAGAAGATGTTGCGTGTTAAGTTGAAtcttgatgaaacagaaattccaaATTTATATTGGACCATAGACCCATGTCTGCCTGAGTATTTGGTTACAAATGAAGACTTGTTTAAATTTTGGGAGCATGCTGTACCTGATGATAAAGGCTTCATATGTTTACAAATGAGTGTAATGAATTCAGAATTTAGGAATGATAATGACTTCATTAAGGCTGCAATGGAACAACCAGTAGTAACAATTGATGAGACTCCTAAGAAGgcacctaagaggattgctaagaAGCCAGTTTCAAAGGAAAAGTCAGTAAAGATATCACCTACAAGGAGATCACCAAGGTTGCATGCTCAATCAAAGAATGAAAACTCAAATGGAGGAGCATCTAGGAAGTTGTTGTTCATGGATCTGTTAAATGAAGTGGAATCTCAGGgtttttcttgcctaagtcaagcCACTGTTGTTGGTTCTAGCAGTACACCAGTTGATAACTTTAATCATGATTACTGGGTTGATGAAGTAAACAACACTGCtgcaggggataacactgatgcaggggataagaatgatgcaggggataaggctaatgcaggggataagactgatacaggggataagactgatgcaggggacaatagtgatggtgatgatgaggacaatgtggTGCTAGAGAACACTACTGTAGATGAATGTCACCCCATTGAAGACCCAAATGCTCCACCAAtctttgacagtgatgaagaaaatgatattgattatgaagaTATTGTCAAGACATACAAAGTTGGAGATGAAAGCAGTGATTCAAGCAGTAGTGAAGAAGACAATGAAGAAGGTATGGACCCTTTAGtgtttataattttttgtttattttttacatGTACTAACACTTTGATGTTGATTGCAGTTTCTAATGATGACAAGAATAATGATAAGGATAATGATGGTCCTGAAGTAAATGATGATAAATATTCCAAACCAAAGCTTGATTACCAGAAGTGGAAAGAAATGTTCAATATgcacagtgatgaagaagaagaaccattaTTCCCTGTAGAAGAAGAGGTGACTCCTGTTGATCCTACTAAGATGGAGGTAAAGTATGCTTTTAATAACAAGAGTGCTTATAAGAAACATCTTAGGGGTTACTGTGTAAAACATAATTATCAGTATACGGTCTATAAGAGTGACAAAACAAGATTAAGAGTGAGATGTAGGTTTAGGGAAGAGTATGGCTGTAACTGGTTTGTAAATGCTAGCATAAAAAGGCATGAGCCTACTTTTATTGTTAGGAAGGTTAATCTAGAACACACTTGTGTTGCGGATCCAAAGAGTTTTAACAGATCCGCGGATCCTGAGTTCGTAAAAGATGTGGTACATGAGAAGTTAAAGCAGACAGCTGGGGCCTTAATTCCAAAGCCTAAACACATTGCAAGAGACTTTTTTGTAACTCATAACATCAATATACCTTATATTTGTGCATGGAAGGCTAAAAATCTTCTTTTAGAAGATCTGTTTGGTAATTATGAAGACAACTACAAGGATGTACCCATCTTTTGTGCAATGGTGGCTCATACTAATCCAGGGTCTGTTGCTAAATACACTTATGGGAAAAGAGGTATACATTATGTTaagacattcatggttgattcatTTATTTGTAAGTGGTGCTCAGTTATTTAATGGTTGGTTACTAAATGTGCAGATAAGACATTCATGAGCATGACTATTTCATTTGCTGCACCAATGAGAGGATTTCAGAAAGCTTGCAGGGGAGTCATAGGTTTAGATGCATGCCATCTAACTGGCAAGCGTGGTGGTGTTCTAATGGCTGCAACAGCAATTGATGGTCAGAATTCTCTGGTTCCTTTAGGCATTAAGGTGGCTAAGAGTGAAACCAAGGAGAGCTGGACTGGGTTCCTCAAGGATTTGGCTCCAGCAATCAATGCACATCATGCTGGCAGAATTACCTTTATTTCTGATAGGCAAAAAGGGTTGTTGGAATCTGTTCCAAAGGTTTTCCCTGGTGCAAGAGTTAGATATTGCTTCAGGCACTTGTACAAGAACTTCAAGAAGTACCACAAGGCACCAACCTTGCACAACTTATTGTGGAATGCATGCAAAGCTTACAAGTGAGGCATTTTCAGGTTTGTGCCTCTCTTTTTTAAATATCCCTATGTTTTTTGATTCATAGTTAGTATGTTATATAATAACTCAGGTTACTATAATGTAGGAGCACTTTGACAACATATGCAAAGAAAGTCCGGCTGCTGGTGAATATCTTAGGAAAGAAGATCCAAGTACTTGGTCTAGGGCTTATTTTGATCCCCTTAGCTGTTGTGAGCATATGAATAACAATTTCTCAGAATCATTTAATTCTATGAGTTCTAATATGAGAGATAAACCAATAATCCAACTAGGCATGATGTATGGTCAGTTAGTAATGGGTTTGTTATTTAAGAGAAGGGAAGAATCTGCTAAGTGGAATCAAAATGATTTGGTTCCTGCTGTTGTTAAGTTGATAAATAAGATGCTTGACTTGGTTGGGAAGTTTGATACAGAAGGAAGTGTGGTTGGACAGGTTTATTTGGTAACTAATATGTCTACCAAGAAAATTTTCACAGTGAACATTGTAGACAAACAATGCACTTGTTTGCAATGGCAGCTAAGGGGATTCCCTTGTCAACATGCTGTATGTGCATTGAAACTGCTCAGGCCAAACTGGAAAGAGTAAGAAATTTTGTAATATGCTATTACTTTTGGGTTGTAATATGCTATTACTTTTGTTTCTGTAAACTGACAcatttgtttgattggttgaacaGTTATTGTGCTCCTTACTactctgtggaatattataggaccaTATATGCAGATGCTGTAAATCCACTAGAAGACATAAGTGAATGGAACTGGGAAGATAAGGTACTTTTTTCAGcattaaatatattattgaatgtGATGCATTCACATTTTCTCTACTTTATTATATCCTTATTTTTCTCTACTTTTTTCTCTACTTTATTATATCCTTATTTTTCTCTACTTTAACTTTCTCATTTCTTTTAAGGTTAGGGTTTCATTTATTTACTTTAACTTTCTCattccttttctcttcttcttatcttaaTTGGCAGGCATCCATGGACATCAACTTAAAGCCTCCTCCTTATCAAAGAAAAACTGGAAGACCagcaaagaagaggaagaggagctaTGATGAACCTGAAACTGTGGTGAAGAAAAGGAAATGTGGAAAGTGTGGATCTACTGCTGGTCATAATAAGAGAACCTgtgctggtggtgatgttggtaaaaACCCAACTGGATTCATGCCAAGCACCGAGTATGATGCTGCAAACTGCACCTTCACTAGTAGAGATCATCCTGAAAGTAGCAGTGCAAGGGGTAAAGCAAAGGTGAACAAATCCAGAGGTACATCTTCATTTGTTGGTGAGTCAACAGGACCTAAAAACTTTGGAAGAGCACCAGCAGAACCTAGCACCCATGGATCTACACAAGATGTTCTGAATTTCAGTCAGAACTTTACTGGTATTGGATCTGTTAGTCAACATATTCCTGTCACAAAGGGAAAGCAAAGCAAGGctaagaagaagtagaagtgtgTGTGTGCTTCTTGTTGtgttagatcttttttttttgctttagacACTGATATCATAGTGttagatctgtttttttttttatgtaccagaattcagttttattttgatgGATAATCTTACTTTATGAATGGAAATGATATTAGTTAAGAACTAATTACATGTTAATAGTCTTTTGAAGTTCCTTACATATGGCATTGAGATTGAAACTTGAATGGATAACCCTATTTTTTGCTGCAATGAAAAGGTGGTCTGATACCCATCTAAATGCTTCACAATCTGTGCAGATCAGGTAAGCAATGTTTCTATTGTGTTCATTTTTGCATCTTCTCAGCTGCATTATTGACTTGCATTGCTCTTTGTAGCATTCTTGCTTATGCAGTGGgcattctttgtaacagtgggtcTCTTCTCCACAAGCACAACAACAATTCTCTTTGGGTAGCTTGATATTCTTGGATTTGAGTGGATGACTGGCAGaatcaaaccattcaaagtaggtgcaggtaggatttgaacacttcaagaacatttcTCCATCTGTTTCTCTTGTGATGGATCTTAGTAGTTGTCTTATACCATTACAAGGTATATGTTTGCATCTAGAGTACATCCAGGGACAAACCTTAGACTCATGACTTCCTTGTTCACATGTTGGACATAGATCTGGGGTAGTTTGCTGTCTaaatttgctgctgctgctgctcttgctaCTACTACTGCAACTGTTACTACCTGGAGAGTTTATAACCTTTTGGCTCATTTTTATGTGTTGAACTTCTGAAGAAATTGACTAATGAAGAGTTTGGGATCTTCATTAGTATATATAGAGCTTCAAGATGATGAATAAGACCGTTATAAATCCAGGTAAAATATGGATCGTCGATTTTTTCTCTTAGATTGATCCCACGTGTATTCCGACCGTTAGCAAATCTTGCACGTTTTTCTCACGTGCACCGAGTCGCGAGTTAACTCACTACTCTATAGCCGGTTAACTCAATCCCAGTGAACTGATTAACTCAATCCCTGTTAACTGATTCAGGGGCTTCTATGTAATTTTGGACGGGTTATTTAATGCCACGTATGCACTAACAGAGACTAACAGCCGTTAACCGTTATCTCAAAAAAACGGGATGATAAAAGTCAAGagtatggcatttaataaactctgaaaaaaacggtggcattttcagaaactgcatattggaagtgtgacactttattaaaatccccaataAAGATTCCCTCCACATATTCCCAATTGTGAACACGGCAAGGGATGGAGACCCCACATATACGTGTCACAAATAGACAAAAAAATTTATATTATTTACCAAAAGT encodes the following:
- the LOC113312723 gene encoding uncharacterized protein LOC113312723, whose translation is MAATAIDGQNSLVPLGIKVAKSETKESWTGFLKDLAPAINAHHAGRITFISDRQKGLLESVPKVFPGAREHFDNICKESPAAGEYLRKEDPSTWSRAYFDPLSCCEHMNNNFSESFNSMSSNMRDKPIIQLGMMYGQLVMGLLFKRREESAKWNQNDLVPAVVKLINKMLDLVGKFDTEGSVVGQVYLVTNMSTKKIFTVNIVDKQCTCLQWQLRGFPCQHAVCALKLLRPNWKDYCAPYYSVEYYRTIYADAVNPLEDISEWNWEDKASMDINLKPPPYQRKTGRPAKKRKRSYDEPETVVKKRKCGKCGSTAGHNKRTCAGGDVGKNPTGFMPSTEYDAANCTFTSRDHPESSSARGKAKVNKSRGTSSFVGESTGPKNFGRAPAEPSTHGSTQDVLNFSQNFTGIGSVSQHIPVTKGKQSKAKKK